In Fusarium fujikuroi IMI 58289 draft genome, chromosome FFUJ_chr08, one genomic interval encodes:
- a CDS encoding dehydrogenase-like protein: protein MIDNKEIVLTTGANTGIGFETVKALFASPKPYHILLGSRDPAKGEKAVAELEHECPSSKSSLDVVQIDITDDEAIERLFEHVKEKFGRVDILVNNAGNDPKKARELFNKSYDVNVSSTQVMTSAFAPLLIASKSPRLLFLTSGLATLEGAHKSYLTKLAGEVPRGWPKEGIRTAVAYRSSKTALNMMMLSWHHLLKGDGVRVWSISPGFLATSLGGKPEVLKKAGAGDPATGAELIKNVIEGKRDEDVGKVIGQPEWVGETGIQAW, encoded by the exons atgatcGACAACAAAGAAATCGTTCTCACCACTGGTGCCAACACTGGCATCGGCTTTGAGACTGTCAAAGCTCTTTTCGCTTCTCCCAAACCTTACCATATTCTACTTGGAAGCCGTGATCCTGCTAAGGGAGAGAAGGCTGTCGCCGAACTAGAGCACGAATGCCCTAGCTCCAAGAGCAGTTTGGACGTTGTTCAAATTGACAtcactgatgatgaagctatcGAGAGGCTCTTCGAACATGTAAAGGAAAAGTTTGGAAGAGTTGACATTCTCGTTAACAATGCTGGCAA CGATCCCAAGAAAGCTCGCGAGCTTTTCAACAAGTCCTACGATGTCAACGTCTCGAGCACGCAGGTCATGACTTCGGCTTTCGCTCCTCTCCTCATCGCCTCGAAATCCCCGcgcctcctcttcttgacctccgGCCTTGCGACCCTCGAAGGTGCACACAAGTCATACTTGACCAAGCTCGCGGGCGAGGTTCCCCGGGGCTGGCCCAAGGAGGGAATCCGTACAGCTGTGGCTTATCGATCATCCAAGACCGCCCTCAACATGATGATGCTTTCATGgcatcatctcctcaagGGCGATGGTGTCAGAGTCTGGTCAATTAGTCCTGGCTTTCTGGCAACGAGCCTTGGAGGAAAGCCCGAGgtgctgaagaaggctggaGCTGGTGATCCAGCAACTGGTGcggagctcatcaagaacgtTATTGAGGGCaagagagatgaagatgtcggAAAGGTTATCGGACAGCCTGAATGGGTTGGGGAGACTGGAATCCAGGCATGGTAG
- a CDS encoding related to protein-L-isoaspartate(D-aspartate) O-methyltransferase, with translation MAWTCSGDTNSALIENMWKNGLITDPRVKEAFLKVDRAHYAPAMPYEDSPQPIGYSATISAPHMHASAIEHVLSYLLPSSTSPAPRVLDVGSGSGYLTHVMAELVGEKGLVVGLEHIRELKELGETNMSKSVEGRRLLESGKVRFRFGDGRKGWVEEPREGEKDEGTGWDVIHVGASAVEIHPELLEQLKAPGCMFIPVDDDKMGYNQHVWRIEKDGNGEITKKKLFGVRYVPLTEAPKA, from the exons ATGGCGTGGACATGCAGCGGAGACACTAACTCAGCTCTTATTGAGAACATGTGGAAGAATGGTCTCATCACCGACCCTCGAGTCAAAGAGGCATTCCTCAAG GTTGACCGAGCTCACTACGCCCCAGCAATGCCATATGAAGATTCACCCCAGCCCATCGGGTACTCGGCAACTATATCTGCACCCCACATGCACGCCTCAGCCATCGAGCACGTTCTCAGCTATCTTCtcccctcatcaacatctccagcCCCTCGGGTCCTCGATGTCGGTTCTGGATCTGGATATCTGACTCATGTCATGGCTGAACTAGTTGGCGAGAAGGGTCTTGTAGTCGGTCTTGAGCATATTCGTGAGCTGAAAGAACTTGGCGAGACAAATATGTCGAAGAGTGTGGAGGGAAGAAGATTGCTTGAGAGTGGAAAGGTGAGATTTAGATTTGGCGACGGGAGAAAAGGATGGGTCGAGGAACCGAGAGAGGGGGAGAAAGACGAGGGGACAGGCTGGGATGTTATTCATGTCGGAGCCTCTGCGGTGGAGATTCATCCTGAGTTGTTGGAGCAATTGAAGGCTCCTGGATG TATGTTCATTCctgtcgatgatgacaaGATGGGGTACAATCAGCACGTTTGGAGAatcgagaaggatggaaaTGGGGAAAtcacgaagaagaagttgttTGGAGTCCGCTACGTGCCGTTGACTGAGGCGCCGAAGGCGTAG
- a CDS encoding related to metal homeostasis protein, whose protein sequence is MSGRYERINGQDEEDFGAGNNNNNNNLSHPIPHSPPPSFHSRSSSPQPTRQVDATLADAFDDDDDSDDEVDDRRRLMRQNSTPSMENVNTIPTPAQPAVPAPTPSGSRSTRIVGGGSGSDGVFANLSARPERGNSDPEKDELPPSYEQAAADAAPPYWETTILAPGMGGPDEVYIDGMPVGSFFSFVWNGMISTSFQLVGFLLTYLLHSTHAAKNGSRAGLGITLIQYGFYMKGVSEDEPPAMSGPDGYAAPPDPNSHNFKQGDVTDDDLGSISGGEWLGYVLMVVGWFLLIKSVAEFLRARRHEQLVLQSPDRGLGVPIIAEGESNERVV, encoded by the exons ATGTCCGGACGATACGAACGA ATTAACGGtcaagacgaggaggacttTGGCGCcggaaacaacaacaataacaacaatCTCTCTCATCCGATCCCCCACTCGCCACCTCCCTCGTTTCACTCCcgatcctcttctcctcaaccaaCGCGCCAGGTCGATGCTACTCTCGCCGATgcctttgacgatgatgacgatagcGACGATGAGGTCGATGATCGGAGACGATTGATGCGACAGAATTCGACACCATCTATGGAGAATGTCAACACGATACCAACACCTGCTCAACCGGCTGTTCCGGCACCAACGCCGTCCggttcaaggtcaacgagaATTGTAGGAGGTGGCTCTGGATCAGATGGTGTTTTTGCCAATTTGTCTGCGCGCCCAGAGAGAGGGAACAGTGATCCTGAGAAAGACGAGTTACCACCG TCCTACGAACAAGCGGCAGCCGATGCTGCTCCTCCATATTGGGAGACGACTATTCTCGCTCCTGGCATGGGAGGACCTGACGAGGTTTACATCGACGGCATGCCAGTTGGCTCATTTTTCTCCTTTGTCTGGAACGGCatgatctcaacatcctttCAGCTCGTCGGTTTCCTCCTTACATATCTTCTTCACTCAACCCATGCTGCCAAAAACGGTTCTCGCGCTGGTCTCGGTATAACTCTTATTCAATACGGCTTTTATATGAAGGGTGTTTCAGAAGACGAACCCCCGGCGATGAGCGGCCCCGATGGCTACGCCGCACCACCCGACCCCAACTCCCACAACTTCAAGCAAGGCGACGTgacagatgatgatcttggcagcATTAGCGGAGGCGAGTGGCTAGGATACGTGCTCATGGTAGTCGGCTGGTTCCTTCTTATCAAGAGCGTCGCCGAGTTTCTACGAGCACGACGTCACGAGCAGCTCGTCCTCCAGAGCCCTGATCGCGGTCTTGGTGTACCGATCATCGCCGAGGGAGAGTCGAACGAGCGAGTAGTCTAA
- a CDS encoding probable citrate transport protein, mitochondrial → MASTTQTGEKKKQPSPLRSIIAGSTAGAIEIAITYPAEFAKTRSQLNRRLAEGQKLPWPPFGKQWYAGCTTLIIGNAAKAGIRFVAFDQYKALLVDENGNLSGPRTVLAGFGAGVTESLLAVTPTESIKTTLIDDRKSAKPRMRGFLHAVPIIARERGLRGFFQGFVPTTARQAANSATRFTAYNFFKQMAESYTAPGEKLGAVGTFAIGGLAGLITVYVTQPLDTIKTRMQSIEAKKTYGNSFKCATTIFKQEGVLTFWSGALPRLARLVVSGGLVFTAYEQIQVWFNKIDPDEKYI, encoded by the exons ATGGCGTCGACAACACAAACAggcgaaaagaagaagcagcccaGTCCCTTACGATCCATCATCGCTGGATCGACTGCCGGCGCCATTGAGATTG ctattacctaCCCCGCTGAGT TTGCAAAGACAAGGTCGCAGTTGAACAGGCGGTTAGCTGAAGGACAGAAGCTCCCTTGGCCGCCTTTCGGCAAGCAGTGGTATGCTGGATGCACCACTCTCATCATTGGCAACGCAGCCAAGGCTGGAATCC GATTTGTTGCGTTTGATCAGTACAAGGCGCTTCTTGTCGACGAGAATGGCAATCTTTCGGGGCCTCGTACTGTCCTTGCTGGTTTCGGTGCCGGAGTTACAGAGTCATTGCTTGCTGTGACTCCCACTGAGAGTATCAAGACCACTCT TATCGACGACCGCAAGTCCGCTAAGCCCCGAATGCGCGGCTTCCTGCACGCCGTCCCCATCATCGCCCGTGAACGTGGTCTCCGGGGTTTCTTCCAAGGATTCGTCCCCACGACCGCTCGACAAGCTGCCAACAGCGCAACACGCTTCACCGCCTATAACTTCTTCAAGCAAATGGCCGAGTCATACACAGCACCTGGCGAGAagcttggtgctgttggGACTTTTGCAATTGGTGGTTTGGCTGGTTTGATCACTGTATATGTGACGCAACCGCTCGATACTATCAAGACACGCATGCAGAGTATCGAGGCAAAAAAGACATATGGCAACAGCTTCAAGTGCGCGACGACTATCTTCAAGCAGGAGGGTGTTCTGACGTTCTGGAGCGGCGCGCTGCCACGATTGGCGAGGCTGGTGGTTTCTGGAGGATTGGTGTTTACTGCCTATGAGCAGATCCAAGTGTGGTTTAACAAGATAGATCCGGATGAGAAGTACATCTAG